In one Haemophilus parainfluenzae genomic region, the following are encoded:
- the moaA gene encoding GTP 3',8-cyclase MoaA yields the protein MQSIPIKNVGESRLVDPFQRQYYYLRLSITDQCNFRCTYCLPDGYQPEANKPSFLTLKEITHLAQAFAEMGTEKIRLTGGEPTLRKDFISIAESIANIDGIRQLAVTTNGYRMAKDVADWKKAGITSINVSVDSLDPKMFHQITGINKFDDVMRGIDRAFEVGYNKVKVNSVLMKNLNDKEFEQFLVWVKDRPIQMRFIELMQTGEMDSFFDKFHLSGQVLADKLLQNGWQLQHKSHTDGPAKVFTHPDYAGEIGLIMPYEKNFCASCNRLRVSAKGKLHLCLFGEEGIELRDLLQSHEQQDILQARIFSALQGKREHHYLHIGDSGVRNHLASIGG from the coding sequence ATGCAATCCATTCCTATCAAGAACGTAGGAGAGTCTCGCTTAGTCGATCCTTTCCAACGACAATATTACTATCTACGACTGTCGATTACCGATCAGTGTAATTTTCGTTGTACCTATTGTTTACCTGATGGTTATCAACCCGAAGCTAACAAACCAAGTTTCTTAACCTTAAAAGAAATCACCCATCTTGCTCAAGCGTTTGCTGAAATGGGCACAGAGAAAATCCGTTTAACGGGTGGCGAACCGACTTTACGCAAAGATTTTATTTCTATTGCTGAAAGCATTGCTAACATTGATGGCATTCGTCAATTAGCCGTTACGACAAACGGCTATCGCATGGCAAAAGATGTGGCTGATTGGAAGAAAGCAGGGATTACGTCTATTAATGTCAGTGTTGATAGCTTAGATCCGAAAATGTTCCATCAAATTACAGGCATCAATAAATTTGATGACGTGATGCGTGGTATCGATCGTGCATTTGAAGTGGGCTACAACAAAGTTAAAGTCAATTCAGTTTTGATGAAAAATTTGAATGACAAAGAGTTTGAGCAATTCCTTGTTTGGGTGAAAGATCGCCCAATTCAAATGCGCTTTATCGAACTCATGCAAACGGGCGAAATGGATAGTTTCTTTGATAAATTCCATCTTTCAGGGCAAGTATTAGCGGATAAATTGCTGCAAAACGGTTGGCAATTACAACACAAATCCCATACTGATGGTCCTGCAAAAGTATTCACACATCCTGATTATGCAGGCGAAATTGGCTTAATTATGCCTTATGAGAAGAATTTCTGTGCAAGCTGTAATCGTCTCAGAGTATCAGCGAAGGGCAAACTTCATCTCTGTTTATTCGGCGAAGAAGGCATTGAATTACGTGATTTATTGCAATCCCATGAACAGCAAGATATTTTGCAAGCACGTATTTTTTCTGCATTGCAAGGCAAACGTGAACATCATTATTTGCATATCGGTGATAGTGGCGTAAGAAATCATTTAGCTTCTATCGGTGGCTAA
- the moaC gene encoding cyclic pyranopterin monophosphate synthase MoaC, whose amino-acid sequence MTTFTHINSQGEANMVDVSAKAETVREARAEAIVTMSKETLSMIVEGKHHKGDVFATARIAGIQAAKRTWELIPLCHPLLLSKVEVNLEPLLETNQVRIQSLCKLTGKTGVEMEALTAASVAALTIYDMCKAVQKDILIEHVRLLEKSGGKSGHFIAEEK is encoded by the coding sequence ATGACTACATTTACGCATATCAATTCTCAAGGCGAAGCCAATATGGTGGATGTTTCTGCAAAAGCAGAGACCGTTCGTGAAGCTCGTGCTGAAGCCATCGTTACTATGTCGAAAGAAACTCTTTCCATGATCGTGGAAGGTAAACATCACAAAGGCGATGTATTTGCTACAGCACGTATTGCAGGTATTCAAGCTGCAAAACGTACTTGGGAACTTATCCCGCTTTGCCACCCCTTATTACTTTCTAAAGTAGAAGTGAATTTAGAACCGTTACTTGAAACCAATCAAGTTCGTATTCAATCTCTTTGCAAATTAACCGGAAAAACCGGCGTAGAAATGGAAGCATTAACCGCTGCAAGTGTTGCCGCATTAACCATTTATGACATGTGTAAAGCCGTACAAAAAGACATATTAATTGAGCACGTTCGCCTGTTAGAAAAGAGCGGTGGAAAATCCGGTCATTTTATTGCGGAGGAAAAATAA
- the moaD gene encoding molybdopterin synthase sulfur carrier subunit, with translation MLNVLFFAQTRELIGEDSIQLEGDFETAEAVREHLAQKGDRWALALEKGKLLVAINQTLMSLESAVKNGDEIAFFPPVTGG, from the coding sequence ATGTTAAATGTTTTATTTTTTGCTCAAACTCGTGAATTAATTGGGGAAGATTCTATTCAGCTTGAAGGCGATTTTGAGACAGCGGAAGCTGTGCGTGAACATCTTGCTCAAAAAGGTGATAGATGGGCGCTAGCGTTAGAAAAAGGGAAACTTTTAGTGGCTATTAATCAAACCTTGATGTCATTAGAAAGTGCGGTCAAAAATGGGGATGAAATTGCGTTTTTCCCACCGGTAACTGGAGGCTAA
- the moaE gene encoding molybdopterin synthase catalytic subunit MoaE — protein MADIQISVQEQPFDQNAVYQWLSEQHSVGATVIFVGKVRDLNLGDEVSSLYLEHYPAMTEKALREIVELAEARWDIQRVSVIHRVGLLHTGDEIVLVGISSAHRGDAYHANEFIMDFLKSKAPFWKKEQTNQGERWIEARESDKEALEKW, from the coding sequence ATGGCTGATATTCAAATTTCAGTACAAGAACAACCTTTTGATCAAAATGCCGTTTACCAATGGCTTTCTGAGCAACATTCGGTTGGCGCAACAGTTATTTTTGTGGGTAAAGTACGCGATCTTAATTTAGGCGATGAGGTATCCAGTTTATACTTAGAGCATTATCCCGCCATGACAGAAAAAGCCTTACGTGAAATTGTAGAACTGGCGGAAGCGCGTTGGGATATTCAACGAGTGTCTGTGATACATCGAGTAGGACTTTTGCATACTGGCGATGAAATTGTTTTAGTCGGCATCAGTTCTGCTCACCGAGGTGACGCCTACCACGCTAATGAATTTATTATGGACTTCTTAAAATCCAAAGCCCCGTTCTGGAAAAAAGAACAAACCAATCAAGGCGAACGTTGGATTGAAGCAAGAGAGAGCGATAAAGAAGCGTTAGAGAAGTGGTAA
- a CDS encoding YadA family autotransporter adhesin, which produces MNHVFKIIWNTVNQCWIAVSELSKSVGKSSQIDKRKALNVIIGAAVLAGVSTTAMAETNVVSNDQGNIVGGIGASALGGTGTTGNSVVLGNKAKSEITESVVIGGNTTNTGRWSVTLGDKADGNSQYGVTIGNRAYSGKGANAIAIGLMAKTSNEKAGGNSQTAVGVASYADGEGASAFGATANATGALATAVGRNSKALAKSASALGDSASASAWGATALGVGASARADNSIAVGSAAVTEGRESTALGRRSYAGAQSATALGTLANASAIVSTAVGNDAKASAIQASALGNGSNASGSGALALGAKSNASAADALATGSNSVASSTNAVAVGKDSNSSAVNAIALGTSSNVSGVSAVVIGTQAKGTHENSVTLGSYSSSAANDFDPTAKTLSSFDDNAAGTTVNYNGTSSTQKGAVSVGDGTLVRQIQNVGAGRITATSNDAVNGSQLYQAYYNAGFNIQNNGTETSRINTHGKVNFVNGENTEVVVKDGENAAEIKVNAKDTSASVEAGSDAITVTVGEPTKVTGKDGVTVTTVTNYKVDLSQKTKDEIKNAAGRGFNVTASASEGTVVNEVTEETVQSTATKMDKLTLDAGKNIKLTHKKGKVLSVAVSDTPTFTNVTTTGDINVGGTVHAHGGLDVHNNRIVNVADPKDPTDAVNKRYVDNAVKNINNNINRLDNKIDHVDRRLRAGIAGATAISFLQRPNEAGKSLVSVGVGGYRNENALAVGYGRNSDNNKISIKVGASINTRSDVNWGGSIGYQW; this is translated from the coding sequence ATGAATCATGTTTTTAAAATTATCTGGAATACAGTAAACCAATGCTGGATTGCTGTTTCAGAACTAAGCAAATCTGTGGGTAAATCATCTCAAATAGACAAACGTAAAGCATTAAATGTAATTATTGGAGCTGCAGTTTTAGCGGGTGTAAGCACAACCGCAATGGCTGAAACCAATGTGGTATCAAATGATCAGGGAAATATCGTTGGTGGTATTGGTGCGAGCGCTCTTGGTGGAACTGGTACAACAGGAAATTCTGTTGTTTTAGGTAATAAAGCTAAATCTGAAATAACTGAAAGCGTAGTAATTGGTGGTAATACTACAAATACAGGACGTTGGTCAGTAACTTTAGGTGATAAAGCTGATGGTAATTCTCAATATGGCGTGACGATTGGTAATAGAGCCTATAGTGGTAAAGGTGCAAACGCAATTGCTATTGGCTTAATGGCTAAAACTTCTAATGAGAAAGCGGGTGGAAATAGCCAAACTGCTGTAGGGGTGGCATCTTATGCTGATGGTGAAGGGGCTTCAGCCTTTGGTGCAACAGCAAATGCAACAGGTGCTCTAGCAACCGCTGTTGGTCGAAACTCGAAAGCTCTTGCAAAAAGTGCATCCGCATTGGGAGATAGTGCATCAGCTTCAGCATGGGGCGCAACAGCATTAGGTGTAGGCGCATCGGCTAGAGCAGATAATTCTATTGCTGTGGGTTCAGCTGCAGTCACTGAAGGACGAGAATCAACAGCATTAGGACGTCGTTCTTATGCTGGTGCTCAAAGTGCGACGGCTCTAGGTACCTTAGCTAATGCAAGTGCAATCGTTTCGACCGCTGTAGGTAACGATGCGAAAGCAAGTGCTATTCAGGCTTCAGCATTAGGTAATGGATCAAACGCAAGCGGAAGTGGTGCATTAGCTTTGGGAGCAAAATCTAACGCTTCAGCTGCAGATGCATTAGCAACTGGTTCTAACTCTGTAGCTTCATCAACGAATGCAGTAGCAGTTGGTAAAGATAGTAATTCTTCTGCTGTTAATGCTATTGCTCTTGGTACATCTAGTAACGTCTCTGGGGTTAGTGCGGTAGTGATTGGTACTCAAGCAAAAGGTACTCATGAAAACTCTGTGACATTAGGTTCTTATTCAAGCAGTGCAGCTAATGATTTTGATCCGACAGCAAAAACTTTATCTTCTTTTGACGATAATGCGGCAGGCACAACAGTTAACTACAATGGTACTTCTTCAACTCAAAAAGGCGCAGTATCTGTCGGTGATGGAACACTTGTTCGTCAGATCCAAAATGTAGGTGCGGGTCGAATTACGGCTACTTCAAATGATGCGGTAAATGGTAGTCAGTTATATCAAGCATATTACAATGCAGGCTTTAACATTCAAAACAATGGTACAGAAACATCACGTATTAATACCCATGGCAAAGTAAATTTTGTGAATGGTGAAAATACCGAAGTTGTTGTAAAAGATGGTGAGAATGCAGCAGAAATTAAAGTGAATGCAAAAGACACTTCAGCATCAGTTGAAGCAGGCTCAGATGCAATTACTGTAACAGTGGGCGAACCAACCAAAGTTACTGGAAAAGACGGTGTAACTGTAACTACAGTGACCAATTATAAAGTGGATCTTTCACAAAAAACTAAAGATGAAATTAAAAATGCGGCGGGTCGTGGATTTAACGTGACTGCAAGTGCATCTGAAGGTACTGTTGTAAATGAAGTAACAGAAGAAACGGTTCAATCTACAGCAACAAAAATGGATAAGTTAACACTTGATGCGGGTAAAAACATTAAATTAACCCACAAAAAAGGCAAAGTGTTAAGTGTTGCGGTATCTGATACGCCAACATTTACCAATGTCACAACAACCGGTGATATCAACGTTGGTGGTACAGTCCATGCACACGGTGGCTTGGATGTTCACAATAATCGTATTGTGAATGTGGCTGATCCTAAAGACCCAACTGATGCAGTAAATAAACGTTATGTTGATAATGCCGTGAAAAACATTAATAACAACATCAATCGTTTAGACAATAAAATTGATCACGTTGATCGTCGTTTACGTGCAGGTATTGCAGGTGCGACAGCGATTTCTTTCTTACAACGTCCAAATGAAGCAGGTAAAAGCTTAGTTTCTGTTGGTGTTGGTGGTTATCGCAATGAAAATGCATTAGCGGTTGGTTATGGTCGAAATTCTGATAACAACAAAATTTCGATTAAAGTTGGTGCAAGTATCAATACCCGCAGTGATGTAAACTGGGGTGGAAGCATCGGTTACCAATGGTAA
- a CDS encoding amino acid aminotransferase, translating into MFEHIKAAPADPILGLGEAFKSETRENKINLGIGVYKDAQGTTPIMRAVKEAEKRLFDNEKTKNYLTIDGIADYNERTKELLFGKDSDVIKANRVRTAQSLGGTGALRIAAEFIKRQTKAQNVWISTPTWPNHNAIFNAVGMTIREYRYYDAERKALDWEHLLEDLSQASEGDVVLLHGCCHNPTGIDPTPEQWQELAALSAKNGWLPLFDFAYQGLANGLDQDAYGLRAFAANHKELLVASSFSKNFGLYNERVGAFTLVAENAEIASTALTQVKSIIRTLYSNPASHGGATVATVLNDAQLRQEWENELAEMRDRIKKMRHLFVQLLKEYGAEQDFSFIMEQNGMFSFSGLSPEQVDRLKDEFAIYAVRSGRINVAGITEDNIRYLCESIVKVL; encoded by the coding sequence ATGTTTGAACATATCAAAGCGGCTCCGGCCGATCCTATCTTAGGCTTAGGCGAAGCATTCAAATCTGAAACCCGTGAAAATAAAATTAATTTAGGTATTGGCGTTTATAAAGATGCACAAGGTACAACGCCGATTATGCGTGCAGTAAAAGAAGCCGAAAAACGCTTATTTGATAACGAAAAAACCAAAAACTATCTGACTATCGATGGTATTGCCGATTATAACGAACGCACAAAAGAACTCCTTTTCGGTAAAGATTCTGATGTAATTAAAGCAAACCGTGTAAGAACTGCGCAAAGTTTAGGTGGTACAGGTGCATTACGTATTGCTGCGGAGTTCATCAAACGCCAAACTAAAGCTCAAAATGTGTGGATTAGTACGCCGACATGGCCAAACCACAATGCCATTTTCAATGCAGTGGGCATGACGATTCGTGAATATCGTTATTATGATGCTGAACGCAAAGCTCTTGACTGGGAACATTTACTTGAAGATTTAAGCCAAGCAAGCGAAGGTGATGTGGTGCTTTTACACGGTTGCTGCCACAATCCAACCGGTATTGATCCAACCCCTGAACAATGGCAAGAATTAGCCGCGCTTTCAGCGAAAAACGGCTGGTTACCACTCTTTGACTTTGCTTATCAAGGTTTAGCCAATGGCTTAGACCAAGATGCTTATGGTTTACGTGCTTTTGCGGCAAATCATAAAGAATTATTAGTGGCGAGCTCATTCTCTAAAAACTTTGGTTTATACAATGAGCGTGTCGGAGCCTTTACCCTTGTGGCTGAAAATGCAGAAATTGCTTCAACAGCATTAACACAAGTGAAATCAATTATTCGTACCCTCTACTCTAACCCAGCATCTCACGGTGGTGCGACCGTAGCAACGGTGTTAAATGATGCACAACTTCGTCAAGAATGGGAAAATGAATTAGCTGAAATGCGTGATCGCATCAAAAAAATGCGTCATTTATTCGTTCAGTTATTAAAAGAATATGGTGCAGAACAAGATTTCAGCTTTATCATGGAACAAAACGGTATGTTCTCTTTCAGCGGCTTATCACCTGAACAAGTTGATCGCTTAAAAGATGAATTTGCGATTTACGCTGTTCGCTCTGGTCGTATCAACGTAGCAGGTATCACTGAAGACAATATTCGTTATTTATGTGAAAGCATCGTTAAAGTGCTTTAA
- the purK gene encoding 5-(carboxyamino)imidazole ribonucleotide synthase → MQNSTLYPTVYVLGNGQLGRMLRYAGAPLDIQVQPLEFNAPVFDLPKDAIITAEIERWEKTPLTELLGHHKNFANQNVFGLLADRFTQKSLLDELNLSTSPWCLLKDKTQWPDVFKNVGEKVVVKRRTGGYDGRGQWIISENNQRDITDDLFGEVIAEKFIPFDYEVSIVGARFKNGEKRFYPVTHNLQQNGILRYSVTDISFPQQQSQQIQAESMLGKIMDKLEYVGVMAMECFVVGDKLLINELAPRVHNSGHWTQLGCAISQFELHLRALLNLPTPSLQPIAPSVMVNLIGTEHNPQWLNTPFSQLHWYGKEVRPGRKLGHINITHPDKTIIIQQLEKLRHELPEDYQSGLNWAIEKLK, encoded by the coding sequence ATGCAAAACTCTACCCTATATCCTACTGTTTATGTGCTTGGTAATGGTCAACTCGGCAGAATGTTACGTTATGCAGGCGCACCTTTAGATATTCAGGTTCAACCGCTTGAGTTTAATGCCCCCGTATTTGATTTACCTAAAGATGCCATCATCACCGCAGAAATTGAACGTTGGGAAAAAACACCTTTAACCGAGTTATTAGGCCATCATAAGAATTTCGCTAATCAGAATGTTTTTGGCTTATTGGCTGATCGCTTTACCCAAAAATCTTTACTGGATGAACTCAATCTCTCTACCTCGCCATGGTGTTTATTAAAAGATAAAACGCAATGGCCTGACGTATTTAAAAACGTGGGCGAAAAAGTCGTAGTGAAACGTCGCACCGGTGGTTATGACGGTCGTGGTCAATGGATTATCTCTGAAAATAATCAACGTGATATTACGGACGATTTATTCGGTGAAGTTATCGCAGAAAAATTCATTCCTTTTGATTATGAAGTGTCTATTGTAGGCGCAAGATTTAAAAATGGTGAAAAACGTTTCTATCCTGTGACGCATAACCTACAGCAAAATGGCATTTTACGTTACAGTGTGACAGATATTTCATTCCCTCAGCAACAAAGCCAACAAATTCAGGCGGAGTCTATGCTCGGAAAAATCATGGATAAGCTTGAATATGTGGGTGTAATGGCGATGGAATGCTTTGTGGTGGGTGATAAATTATTAATTAATGAACTTGCTCCTCGTGTGCATAACAGTGGACATTGGACACAATTAGGTTGTGCAATCAGTCAATTTGAATTACACCTACGTGCTTTATTAAATTTACCCACTCCATCATTGCAGCCCATTGCACCAAGTGTCATGGTTAATTTAATTGGTACAGAACATAATCCACAATGGTTGAACACCCCTTTCTCCCAATTACATTGGTATGGCAAGGAAGTTCGTCCTGGTAGAAAATTAGGTCATATCAATATTACGCATCCTGATAAAACAATCATTATTCAACAGCTTGAAAAACTTCGTCACGAACTCCCTGAAGACTATCAATCTGGTTTAAATTGGGCGATTGAGAAATTAAAATAA
- the purE gene encoding 5-(carboxyamino)imidazole ribonucleotide mutase: MSNTAQIAIVMGSKSDWATMQEATQILDELNVAYHVEVVSAHRTPDKLFEFAENAQKNGYKVIIAGAGGAAHLPGMIAAKTLVPVLGVPVKSSMLSGVDSLYSIVQMPKGIPVGTLAIGPAGAANAGLLAAQILAGWDEALFARLQVFRENQTNMVLDNPDPRT; the protein is encoded by the coding sequence ATGTCAAATACCGCACAAATTGCCATTGTTATGGGCTCAAAAAGCGATTGGGCAACCATGCAAGAAGCCACTCAAATTTTAGATGAACTCAATGTGGCATATCATGTTGAAGTCGTTTCCGCACATCGAACCCCCGACAAACTGTTTGAATTTGCCGAAAATGCACAAAAGAATGGTTACAAAGTGATCATTGCGGGTGCAGGTGGTGCAGCACACCTACCCGGTATGATTGCGGCTAAAACACTTGTGCCTGTATTGGGTGTCCCTGTTAAAAGTTCTATGTTAAGCGGTGTTGATAGTCTCTATTCTATCGTGCAAATGCCGAAAGGCATTCCTGTCGGTACGTTAGCGATTGGCCCTGCTGGTGCTGCTAATGCAGGATTACTCGCTGCACAAATTCTTGCAGGTTGGGATGAGGCGTTATTCGCTCGCCTACAAGTATTCCGTGAAAATCAAACCAATATGGTATTGGATAATCCTGATCCACGTACATAA
- the pepN gene encoding aminopeptidase N — MLAKAKYRKDYKQPDFTVTDIFLDFQLDPNHTVVTAKTTFQRLNDEATHLRLDGHGFQFASIKFNGEDFKHYHQDHESLTLDLTNQSAANFELEIVTNLEPAQNTSLQGLYQSGEGICTQCEAEGFRQITYMLDRPDVLARYTTKITADKTKYPYLLSNGNRIASGELEDGRHWVEWNDPFPKPSYLFALVAGDFDLLQDTFTTKSGREVALELYVDRGNLDRASWAMESLKKAMKWDEDRFNLEYDLDIYMIVAVDFFNMGAMENKGLNIFNSKFVLANPQTATDDDYLAIESVIAHEYFHNWTGNRVTCRDWFQLSLKEGLTVFRDQEFSSDTGSRAVNRINNVKFLRTVQFAEDASPMSHPIRPEKVIEMNNFYTVTVYEKGAEVIRMLHTLLGEQGFQKGMQLYIAENDGKAATCEDFVSAMERANDVNLAQFRRWYSQSGTPELLISDAYDEQTHTYRLTVSQSTPPTADQMEKVNLHIPLKIALYDAKGTKQMLQHNGELLSDVLNVTEKDQVFEFHGIYGRPIPALLCDFSAPVKLDYDYTTEQLLGLLKFADNEFARWDAAQMLFTQELRRNVAHFQQGEAFDISSDVLTALAHVLENYEQDIELATLILTLPKDIEFAESFKTIDPDGIAAAREFMLVQIAEYLKEDLLRIYTHIRLEDYRVTQEDIALRAMRNLCLSYLAYTNLGNNVVQKHYNNANNMTDTLAALNMATKAALPCRDTLLADFEQKWQHDGLVMDKWFALQATRPDENVLEIVQALMDHPSFNFNNPNRLRSLVGSFANHNLKAFHHISGSGYRFLTDVLIRLNETNPQVAARLIEPLIRFSRFDAQRQTLMKRALERLSAVEDLSKDLFEKIEKALQ, encoded by the coding sequence ATGTTAGCTAAAGCGAAATATAGAAAAGATTACAAACAACCTGATTTTACAGTTACGGATATTTTCCTTGATTTTCAATTAGATCCTAATCATACCGTTGTCACTGCAAAAACAACCTTCCAACGTTTAAACGACGAAGCAACACACCTACGATTAGATGGTCATGGTTTCCAATTTGCTTCCATCAAATTTAATGGCGAAGATTTCAAACATTATCATCAAGACCACGAAAGTTTAACGTTAGATTTAACCAATCAAAGTGCGGCCAATTTTGAACTTGAAATTGTGACGAATCTAGAGCCTGCACAAAACACCTCTTTACAAGGGCTTTATCAATCAGGTGAAGGCATTTGTACTCAATGCGAAGCAGAAGGTTTCCGTCAAATTACCTATATGCTTGATCGTCCTGATGTATTAGCTCGCTATACAACCAAAATTACTGCAGATAAAACTAAATATCCTTACTTGCTTTCTAATGGTAACCGCATTGCAAGTGGCGAGTTAGAGGATGGTCGTCATTGGGTTGAATGGAATGACCCATTCCCGAAACCAAGCTATTTATTCGCTTTAGTGGCGGGCGATTTTGATTTATTGCAAGATACCTTTACAACAAAAAGTGGTCGAGAAGTGGCTTTAGAGCTTTATGTTGACCGAGGTAATCTTGATCGTGCTTCTTGGGCAATGGAAAGTCTGAAAAAAGCGATGAAATGGGATGAAGACCGTTTCAATTTAGAATATGACTTAGATATTTACATGATCGTTGCCGTGGATTTCTTCAATATGGGCGCCATGGAAAATAAAGGGTTGAATATCTTTAACTCTAAATTTGTGTTGGCAAATCCACAAACGGCAACCGATGATGATTACCTTGCCATTGAAAGTGTGATTGCACATGAATATTTCCATAACTGGACAGGAAACCGTGTAACTTGCCGAGATTGGTTCCAATTAAGCTTGAAAGAAGGTTTAACGGTTTTCCGTGATCAAGAATTTTCATCTGATACGGGCTCCCGTGCTGTTAATCGTATTAATAACGTGAAATTCTTACGTACGGTGCAATTTGCCGAAGATGCAAGCCCTATGTCACACCCAATTCGCCCTGAAAAAGTCATTGAAATGAATAACTTCTATACCGTGACTGTATATGAAAAAGGGGCAGAAGTGATTCGTATGTTGCACACCTTGTTAGGTGAACAAGGTTTCCAAAAAGGGATGCAACTTTATATTGCAGAAAACGATGGTAAAGCGGCAACCTGTGAAGATTTTGTTTCCGCAATGGAACGTGCGAATGATGTTAATTTAGCACAATTCCGTCGTTGGTATAGCCAATCAGGTACGCCAGAATTATTGATTAGCGATGCCTATGATGAACAAACTCATACTTATCGTTTAACGGTTTCGCAATCTACGCCGCCAACAGCGGACCAAATGGAAAAAGTAAACTTACATATTCCATTGAAAATTGCACTTTATGATGCCAAAGGCACGAAACAAATGTTACAGCATAACGGTGAATTGTTAAGTGATGTATTAAATGTAACAGAAAAAGACCAAGTGTTTGAGTTCCATGGCATTTATGGTCGCCCAATTCCTGCGTTATTATGTGATTTCTCTGCACCAGTGAAACTGGATTATGATTACACCACAGAGCAGTTATTAGGTTTGCTTAAATTCGCTGATAACGAATTTGCTCGTTGGGATGCAGCACAAATGCTGTTTACCCAAGAATTGCGTCGTAATGTGGCGCATTTCCAACAAGGTGAAGCCTTTGACATTTCATCTGATGTTTTGACTGCACTTGCGCATGTATTGGAAAATTATGAACAAGATATTGAATTAGCCACATTAATTCTAACCTTGCCAAAAGACATTGAGTTTGCAGAAAGCTTTAAAACGATTGATCCAGATGGCATTGCAGCCGCAAGAGAATTTATGTTGGTGCAAATTGCAGAATACTTGAAAGAAGATTTATTGCGTATTTACACCCATATTCGTCTTGAAGATTATCGAGTAACACAAGAAGATATCGCCTTACGAGCAATGCGTAATCTTTGTTTAAGTTATTTGGCTTACACCAATCTTGGTAATAATGTAGTCCAAAAACATTATAATAATGCCAATAATATGACAGATACGTTGGCGGCATTAAATATGGCAACCAAAGCAGCATTACCTTGTCGTGATACCTTGTTAGCGGATTTCGAACAAAAATGGCAACATGATGGCTTAGTCATGGATAAATGGTTTGCTTTACAAGCAACTCGTCCTGATGAAAACGTATTGGAAATTGTACAAGCATTAATGGATCACCCAAGCTTTAACTTCAACAATCCAAACCGTTTACGTTCATTAGTGGGTAGCTTTGCAAATCACAACTTAAAAGCTTTCCATCATATTAGTGGCTCAGGCTATCGTTTCTTAACAGATGTTTTAATTCGTTTAAATGAAACAAATCCACAAGTGGCTGCGCGTTTAATTGAGCCATTAATTCGTTTCTCACGTTTTGATGCGCAACGTCAAACGTTAATGAAACGCGCCTTAGAACGATTAAGTGCTGTTGAAGATCTCTCAAAAGATTTATTTGAGAAGATTGAAAAAGCCTTGCAATAA